AGAATGGGTCTCCAGAGAGAGCCTGAAAGAGCTCAGGTAGGGGCCACCTTCTATCCCTTATAGTCTTCAGGTTGGTTCTGCTCCATCCTCATCTTGAGGGACAGTGGTGAGTCCCCAGCAGAATAGCAACTGCTGAAGAGAAGCCACACAAGGCCAAGTCCAGCCTCACAGATTTGAGTTTGAACTTGTGTTTGATCTTGGGCAGCTCACTTCCCCCACCCTGTCCTAGACCTCAGTCTGCTCCCTTGTGAGATAGAGGGGGTCAGACTAAATTAAGATCCAGTTGTCCCTCCTTGGGGCCCTCAGGCTTTTCGCCACTCTTCCCATCACCCTTGCTCTTTCTGATCCTAGTCTTAAGGCAGGGAAGACTAGCCTAGTTGTGGCTTTCAAAGCATTTCTGTGTAACTTGTGTTTTTAGGATCCAGCAACACCCCGGGTCAGCCCAGCACACTCCCCTCCTGAAAATGGACTGGACAAGGCCCGGGGCCTGAAAAAGGATGCCCCCACCAGCCCTGCCTCGGTGGCCTCCTCCAGCAGTACACCTTCTTCCAAGACCAAAGACCTTGGTCATGTATGTGAGGTCTGCCCTGGCACCTCCAAGGAGGTGGGGGCAGAAAGGGGCAGGAAGTGGGGGTACACAGGCTGCAGCTGGAGTGTGTTGACTAGGGAGGGGGGTGGAGTACAAGGGACCTGGCTGTGAAGTTGCTCAGGTTCATGCCTGACCCTACCCACACTAGTTGGGGAACCTTTCTGAGCCTTGTTGGCTGCATCTGTATTATGGAACCATCAATATATCCTTGCCAAATGGCATTCTGTTGAGCAGAAGGTGCAGAACTAGGGTTGGGGCTGAGCTTTTTGTGGGGATGATGCTAGGTACTGTGCCCAGCTCTCAGGAGAGAAGAGTCCTCAGGACTTCCTTTGGTCTCTGCCTCTTCCCTCCTTAGAATGACAAATCCTCAACCCCTGGTCTTAAGTCCAACACACCAACTCCAAGGAATGATGCCCCAACTCCAGGCACCAGCACAACCCCGGGGCTCCGCTCAATGCCGGGCAAACCTCCAGGCATGGACCCGATAGGTATAATGGGTAGGCACCACGGGGCTGGGTTGATCTGATGGAATGGCGGGGAGGGTTGGCCTCAGGCCAGGGTTGGAGCCACATTGGCGGGCCAGAGCACAAAGTGTCCGAGCTGGGGTCCTCCTAGGATCTGCCCTTGAGGCAGATCAGGTTTGAGGAGGACGTGAGTACCTGAGTCTTCAGCACTGATGTCAGGGATTGCTGGGCCCCTGCTAGGCTGCGTGTGTGAAAGGAGCATCAAGTCAGTCAGGGCACCCAGACCTGTTTCTGCCCCTGTCATTAGTTTTTGCTCccccttctctgggcctccatgTCCTGGTACGTAGAAAGGTAGATGCATCTCCCCGCTATAGCTTGCTTGGGCTCTGAAGACAAGGATCCCAGGTGGGTGGATTCAATGCTGGAGGACTCCCTGGAGCAGGCAGCTTTAGTATGCAGGAAGAATTACTGCTGGGCAAGGACGTGGCCACAGGAGGGTAGGGTCTACTCCCCTTGATACCCACCTCCCTACTGACACCCACTTTCTTGTAGCTTCAGCCCTGCGCACGCCCATCTCCATCACCAGCTCCTATGCAGCACCTTTTGCCATGATGAGCCACCACGAGATGAACGGCTCCCTCACTAGCCCGAGCGCCTATGCTGGCCTGCACAACATCCCGCCCCAGATGAgcgcggccgccgccgccgcagctgCTGCCTATGGCCGATCGCCAATGGTGAGCTTTGGAGCTGTACGTAGACCTTTTGGCTCCTTTTTTGGGGACTGGGCAGGGATTAGGTAGCTGGTAGAGGTTGCAGTGGTGATCCTTGCATGCTAAAGGGAAACGGGGGTCTCGAAATCATACAGCTGCCCCGAGGAGAACGTTTATGAGAAGGGGCTGAGACTCCGCCGTGAGGGTGTGCTGTGGGGTTGGCCTGGGTTCCATTACACCCCCTTTGCCTGTCGTGTGTCCTCCTGAAAGGCAACCTCCCTGCAGGCGCTGCTTCTTTCCACTCTGGAATGTAGGGCTGATACCTGCTTCCTGGGCTCAGGAGGGGATGGAAGTCCTAATAAGTCAAGTGACATCCACATGGCAGGGGTTAGAGAGGTGGGGCTGCTTGTTACAGCTGTCATGATGGAGGAGCAGTCGGGGTCTGGTTGGTGGAGAGAAGCCCCCTTTCAGGACAGTTTCTCTCCTTACTTCCTGTACCTAGGGTGTTCCCCTTTCCACCCTAGTGCCAGGCTCATGGGAGCAGCAGGGGAAGGAGGGGCAGGGCCAGCTGGCTGTGCCTTGTGGAACTGGTTCAGAGTCAGGGTTCTGGACTGCACTGTCCCGGGCAAGGCACTTAGCCTTCCCAGCCTGCTTCCTCTGAAAAGGTGGCAGGtgggctctgctctgctctgcttttCTGATGCCCTGGAGGGCTGAACTGAGTGGGCAGAGCTTAGTTAGTGGTTGGAGGGGTGGCTACAGGGAGGGGAATGTATGGTGGCATCACTAAGGGCTATCTTGTCTTTTCTTGCAGGTTGGTTTTGACCCTCACCCTCCCATGCGGGCCACAGGCCTGCCCTCGAGTCTCGCCTCCATTCCCGGAGGGAAACCGTAAGCTATGGCTGTGTTTCTTGCATGCTTCATGAGGCTGACAGGGGAGGGTACACAACCCCATCCTCCCATGCCCTGAGCACCAGCTTGCTGGGGGTTGCCTCCCCTTGGGAAGGCTTCTGTCGCTCTAGATGCACTTAGGCCCCTTGTCCTGGGGAACTACCAAGTGTGACCAGACCCAGAGGCTTCCTCTAACCGGGAACCAAGAAGTGCTGAGCACAGTCGCTGggctctgggagggaaggagTACTCCTAACCAAAGCACATGGGTCTGCTGTGGGTCTTGGGAACTGCTGGAAAGGCCATCATCCTTGCTAGACTTAGCCCTTCCCTGTCTCCAGTATCTTCCACGGGCTACAGGGCACACTTCTCCTTTGCCTTTCTCCTCCGTGGGTTGTTGGGAAAATCAATTAAAAGGTTGAGTAGACCTTAGAGATATTGCCCTATGCTTACCCAGAGCTCACATCATCAAGGAGAATCTTGAAGCCCATTGAGAGGACTCCCTCAGAGATCTAGAACAGCAGGCAGACCAAGCTGACTCCCTGTAGCTCTGATGTAGCCCCTGGAGTTTGCTTTTGGAGGGGCAGGCAGATTCCCCTCCCTGCCACCACTGACTCCTTAAAGAAGAGGTGGCATTCAGCTGGGTCCTTCCGGGATTGGAATATGAGGGAACTTTATAAACGGTGGGAAAGGGCATCCTAAGGTGCCTGTGGGGTTTGTAGTCCAGTTTGGAATGAGAGTATAAGCAGGACTGATGTTCAAGATGAAGCAGACCCACCCTGGTGGGGCCATTCCAGTGACGTGGGGTTCCTGGATTTAAAGATCtcaggggagagggcagggcagccagtCAGGGGTGGTTCATGTTGACCTGGACGGGACCTGTGGGAACTGCAAGAGGCAGAGATGGATGGCTGGAGTGATATTTCTTGCTTTTGCAGAGCCTACTCTTTCCATGTGAGCGCTGATGGGCAGATGCAGCCtgtgcccttcccccatgatgccCTGGCAGGCCCTGGTATCCCAAGGCATGCCCGCCAGATCAACACACTCAGTCATGGGGAGGTGGTGTGTGCCGTGACCATCAGCAACCCCACCCGGCACGTCTACACAGGTGGCAAGGGCTGTGTGAAGATCTGGGATATCAGCCAGCCGGGCAGTAAGAGCCCCATCTCCCAGCTGGACTGCCTGGTGAGCATCCCCAGGCTGCGGACATCTCCAGCTGGCACAGGGCAGTGGAGCAGCCTGGGCCAGAGGGGAAAACCCTAGACCTGGCCTGGCTTAGCCCTGGATTGACTGAGCAGTGTTGGGCCCTCATTTTGCCATTTGCAAGTGGGGATGATCCTGACCTCATGGAGTTTTTGAAGAAAGGTGGGAAAGAATATTGGAATGTAAATTGGAGAACTCAGAGGCAGCCTGGCAGCTACCATGTTTGAGGGGAGGCTGGAAGATTAGATGGCAAGGATGCAGGGTGTCACTAGATGTGACTGTCAGGGTGCTCAGGAAAGGAAGTGTGGACAATGCTTAACcctgccccttcttcctctagaATAGGGACAACTACATCCGCTCCTGCAAGTTACTCCCTGATGGGCGCACGCTCATTGTGGGTGGTGAGGCCAGCACACTCACCATCTGGGATCTGGCCTCACCCACACCCCGCATCAAGGCCGAGCTGACATCCTCTGCTCCTGCCTGTTATGCCCTGGCCATTAGCCCTGACGCCAAAGTCTGCTTTTCCTGCTGCAGTGATGGGAACATTGCAGTCTGGGACCTGCACAACCAGACCCTGGTCAGGTGAGGCCAGGAGGGAGCATCTGCCTTGTCCTGCAGACTTTACACGCACCCGGCCTGGAGCATCTTGCTGTGGCCTTGCCCTGTCTGTAAAGCTGGATAGCCAGAGCAGTTTGAATGAGAGTGCCCTGGCAAAGAGACAGACAGCCTGCCTCtgtgaggggcaggggagggagggctccttgggcttgggaggctggaggaggctgtGGGGAGGTGGCGAAGCTGGAGCAGATTTGGGAGGGAAACAGCAAAGAGGATGGAAGAAAAGGCCAAAGTAGAGGAGCAGCCATACTTGGTGGTGGGACCTGGGGCTTCAGGAGCAGTGCTGCTCACTGTTCCATGACAACCTGTGCAGGTCACTTTACCCTGGAGTCTGCTCTCGGTACCCACCAGCTGCCTGTGTTCCTCAGGGTCGTGTGGATTATTTGCAGCCTCAACCCTGTAGTCCTCACAGGGTGAGGAGAATGGGTCAAGACGGCCCCAGGCATTCTGAGTGCAGGCCCAGGAGCTGTGTCCTGAGAAAGGGGGCCTGCTTTCTCTTTGTGAATCATCTCACAAAAGTCTCCAGGGCCTTTCTGTGTCCTTGGCTTTGATCCTGCCAGTCCCACTACCTCCAGAGCAGGGTGGGCTCGCTGAAGGACTCACCTGGAAGGAACTAGTCTCAGGGTCCTGTGCCAGGACCCCGCTGCCTCTCTTTTGCAGGGGACCTGGCCCTGTGCAAGGCCTCTGAGAAGAGTGATATGGGGGCCCTGGCCAGCTCTGCTTCAGGCTCACCAAGGGATCACGTCTTtggtcctcagtttcctctctgcTGACTCTCAGGCAGAACTGGCTGACTCCCTGGATGGCCACCAGTCAGGGATTGCCTGGGCTCATCCTTCCTCCCTGCTTGGCCTTCATAGGCAGTTCCAGGGCCATACAGATGGGGCCAGCTGCATAGACATCTCCCACGATGGCACCAAGCTGTGGACTGGGGGCCTGGACAACACAGTGCGCTCCTGGGATCTGCGGGAGGGCCGGCAGCTGCAGCAGCACGACTTCACCTCTCAGGTGCGCAGCCAGGCTCCTCTCTTCCCACAGAGCTCCCTCCCCTCCAGAGCCCCAGTGCCTGGCTTGGGACAAAGGTCCCTCACAGGGTCACCTTTGCCAAGGGACTTGGAACCACATTGGGCCATGTGGGAAGGCTTCCTGAAGGAAGCAGTGAAACAGTGAACAAGATCTTGGACCTGGATACACTTGACCCAACTAGGATTTGGCTCCCAGCTTCTATTGAGCACTCCCTCCTCACTTTCCTCACTCATGGGGTGGAAATAATAGTAGCTCCCCACAAACCTAGCGTGAGCACCTGGCAAACTTCTTAAAGCCAGGGCCACAAGCCTGGTTCATAGACAGTGTCAGTAAGTGCCAGGCTttgctatttcttattttattactcattttaatattttgatcttAAGTATTTAGTACGTTGGTGTTTTGTTTACTCATGTTTTTCTTAAGGAGGGACTAAAGTCTTAGGGGCAGAGGGTGCCTTTAGAAATGAAGTGTCTGTGCTCCTCTGAGTTTGAACTGGGGTTCCACTGCCTCCTCTCTAGAGTCAGCAAGCTCTTAAAACCCGGCTTTCTTATCTGTAGGGTGGGGGTGGAAATGACATCCCATACCCTTGGGTCAGTGGGCaggtggtttggtttggtttgcaaatggcaggggtggggagggggagggcctggccctgggcaccTGAGCAGGGCCTTGGGGAGCTGCCCATCCTTGAGAGGGAGAGGATGCTGAACTCTGTATGCCCTTGCAGATATTCTCGCTGGGTTACTGCCCCACTGGGGAGTGGCTGGCTGTGGGCATGGAGAGCAGCAATGTGGAGGTGTTGCACCACACCAAGCCCGACAAGTACCAGCTACACCTGCACGAGAGCTGTGTGCTCTCTCTCAAGTTTGCCTACTGCGGTGAGCCTGATGGAACTTGGGGGAGGGCTGGCATCCTGGCCGAGTGGTCCAGAGCTAATAGAAAGAGCTCAGCCCTGAGCTGGTGTTCCTTCAACACCCTTTGGGGATCTTGTCCCCCATCCTTGTTCCTCAGAGGTACTGAGCTCTCAGGACACCAGGCCAGAACCTGTCCTCAGTAGCCTAGGGCAAAGGAATAGGACATGAAGCTGTTCACGTAGCTCCTCCCAGTGGTTAAGGCCACAGCTTTGCCATCTGGTACCCTGCTCCTCCACTGACAAGCAGTGCGACCAGGAGCACACCTCACCTTCTCTAAACCCCAGTGAGTTTCTCCTCTGTGACAGAAAGAGTATGGTGCCCACCACATAGCTTTGGAGGAGCATTAGTGTGGTAGTGTATGTGGATTCGTGGTCGAGTGCCCTCCTGGAGGAAGGTCGCCCCCTGACTGATGTCTTCAGATGGGTCTCCAGGTTGCTGGGACTTTCCTACTTCCAATACTTTGTAGAAGAGTACTTTTTCCAGTAGTAGATTTAGAAGGGCCAGTTGGCCTTAGTGGTTTCAATAGGAATCTTTTGGAGGAGTGTAATAACGGCAATTAACCTCAAATCCTACCTTTTCGTGTCCATCCTAGCCCCCCATTCCCCCCATTCCATAGATGGCAGAGAAAAGTGTTCTTTGGGTTTCCATGTGTATCACTTTGCAAAATGCCTCTCCTGAGTGGAGAGTCACACTCAGCCCTGCTTAGCAGTCTTTACGGTGTTTCCATGGCAGCTGACCATGTCTGGGGCAGGTCTTGCTTTAGAGGGCAGCAAGCCACACCCTAACCAATTCTTTTGGCTCCCTCCTGCAGGCAAGTGGTTTGTGAGCACTGGGAAAGATAACCTTCTCAATGCCTGGAGGACACCTTATGGAGCCAGCATCTTCCAGGTACGCCCACCTCCGAGTCCTCCTCTCCATCCTGCCCTGAGCCAGGACTCGGCCGCTATGCTGGAGGCGAGAATGGCAGGAGGCAAAACAAGCCCGGAGCTAGGAGCAGACCTGCctggccccttccccacccctacCTGATGGGGATCCAGGATGGGTTTTGCAGAGGAAAAGGTTGGGGACCACAGAGGGACACATACTCTGTTGTTAATGGCTTCTGACTCCTGAAGATGAGGGCTTCTAAGCAGGGGGCTCCTTTTGATTTAGAGATCCAGGAGCTCCCTCACCAAGCCACTTCCTGGCCCTAGGCTAAAATGTCTGGTGTCCCATGCGTCACACATGACCCTTTCAGAGTCTGTAGTTAAACTGAGTGCTTCTAAGTTTGGATACCAGCCCTGGCCTGTGGGGCTAAGGGTCTGGTGGGCTGCCACCTGCTCCAGCTCAGAAATTCTCAAAGGGCGGGTCCTGTCTGTGAACGCACTCGAGGTGTCCTGTTTCCATCCTTACAGCATGTTCCAAAAGTCCCGGGGGAGCTGAGAATGAGCTTTTCCTTATGGAGAGGTGGGTGGGAGGCCCCCTCGCTGCACCCCGCTCCAGACCCGCCCTCTGCTGTGCTCTGGATGGGAGCTGCAGGCGGTGCAGCGGGGCGATTTCATGCAGATAGCATAGCGTTGAGAATGGTACAAAGGGCTCCAAATGAATTCCTGTATTTTTTCTCCCCACACCCCACGCCTTCCTGCTTCTCCTTGTCTTCCTCCTCCAGTCTAAAGAATCCTCGTCTGTCTTGAGTTGTGACATTTCGGCGGATGACAAATATATTGTAACAGGCTCTGGTGACAAGAAGGCCACAGTTTATGAGGTCATCTACTAAACAAGGACTCTAACAGGGCTGTCCAACTCTGGGAGAAACCATCTCAGCTCTGACAGGGAGACCCCGGTCAAGGCCCCGAGGATGGCGGAGGAGGAGCCGTGAGCAGCAGCGCTCCGGGCTCTGCTCCAGCAGGCCGAGAGGGCACGTGCCCGCCACGGCCCGGACTCCTGGGCATGGATTGATGTGTCTCACAGACTCGGATGgattctcttctcctcctcccccttaaCAATGCTGGCAGATGCTACAAATAGatttatttggaggcttatgGCTCCAGTTCCCCACAGACACCCTCATgaatctctgtctcttcctccccGTTCTTATGACCTGTCCCCTCCCTGCTTGGGTTGGGGACACTGGAGTGGACCACGTTGTAgtgctggggagggggagggaccTCGTTCCTGATTGTGCAGTGCGCAAGGTTTGTGAAAACTGTAAATAACAGACTCCTGTCATGGACTGGTCAGTCGGGGAGGACGCCCCTTCCCAGCGGGAGCGCGCCGTGTATTTCGCCTGCTGTATTTGTGATCCACTCGTGgtggtggcttttttttttttttttttttttttttttaattttttttttttttttttttttaaacagaaattccCATCAGGgaaagggacagggagggagCAACAGGAAGAGGGGTTGGAATGggaaggagagtcctggggtgggAGAAGAACCCGTACTGCCAAGCAGATTGGCCATGAGGTACCTAACACCAGGTGAACGTGCCTCATGCAGGTTTGGCGTCCTAGGCAAGCCTGGAGGGTGTGCCAGATAGACAGACGGACTGATGGGTAGTGCCGAGACTGGGCCGGCCTGGGTTGATGTCCACAGGGGACAGCTGGGTTTCCTCTGCTCTGTCTGCCTCTTGccctatctccctctctctcaggcCTGTCTtgatctttctctccttctttctctcttctttctctttggtgCACACTGGGTCATTGTGATGAGAAATGGAGGTTCAAAGGAACTCCCTCTCCAGCCTTTCTTAATCTtccagatggacagatggacgcAGCCTGAAAAGGACAACACAGTAGAGGGAAGCATAGCAACTCAGCTCAGGGAGCTACCAGAGAAAAACAGCAATTGATgtgggtgctttttttttttttttttttttaatttgaataaaaagaattagaagtGATGTCCTTTCATAAAATGCCTTCTCCCTGTTCCTCTCTCCCTAGAGGGGACAAGCAGATTAACCTACAGGGTTATAAAGTCTGAGCAGGTGACTTGCCCTCATcccctcctgggcagggcagagggggctggggcagggggacATCCTGGTGCACTGTGGTGATTCATAACAGCTTTCAGTCTCTTGTGGCCCAGACAGGTTCCAGGTAGAAAGTCGTCTCCTGCGGTTACCATGCTTTGGTACCAAATGTTCTGAGGTATTAGGATTTgggttttggtcttttttttttttttttaaccttgttctttaaaaaaaaaaaaaagagagagagaaaaaaagtaaaggcaGTGTGAGTCCTGGTGGTGGGCTCTCTGTGGATGTAGCATATGGAAGATAATTTTTATACTGCATTTTTATGGATTATTTTATAATGTGTGATTCGGTCTGGTGAGGAGGAGGGGCTTCTGTGAAAACCGCCCATCTCCAGGTGCTCCACAGCTGAGCAGCTTCCCGGACGTGACGTGGAGGTTGTGGCATGGAGCCGGCACAACACCCTGAGTGTCTGAGATGGGGACCTGGGGCATCTGGagtctctgtctccctttctgAGTCTCAGATGTTCATCTGCCACCTCTTGTTAAGGCTCTAGCCAGGAGGGAGGGTGAGGGTAGAAGAAAGTTAttcctgaagaaaaaaagaaaatgaaaagtcattGTAATGagctgtttttatatttttaaaagttactattTAAAGGTTGGTTTGATTGTCGCGTTTTAATTGCCTTTCCCCCAGCGTGTCCGTCATCCCCAAGGTGAGCTGGGCCACGGTAGCCTGACACCCCTTGTCAGTGGGCAGCTTCCCTTGTCCAGCTGCACATCTGTGAACATGAGTTCTCATTTTAAGGCACTTTtgtgcctcccccaccccaaagaaGTCTGATGGCATGGGCCCTTCAGGGCAGTGTTCCACAGTCCTAGGCCCCTGTCGCCTCCCAGTCTAAGACAGGCAGCAGTAGGGTGGGAGCTGGGGTTGCCTCTGCACAGATAGGTGGGACATAAGACAGGCCACAGGGTAACACCAAAGAACTGAATGACTTGTCCATGCAAGACTTTTggggggataaaaaaaaaattagtgaacttCAGATGAAACCTCAGTGTCTGTGAACACTGGGACCCAGAAAACCTGCTCCATTCTCTCTAAAGCACAAGAGGGTTAAGTGTTAACAGGGAGACTCTCAATCTGATCACAGGTGTGTCCTGAGTGGTTAAGGAAGGAAGGATCTTCAGAGGGGCAGGTCAAGAAAGGCAGGTCAGTGTCCCTAAGGAGGCAGAGCAGATGGAAGGACCAAGCACACTGGAGCCCATGGAAGTCCTAGTATGAGTTCGGGGGTGCTTGCACTTCAGGCAGCTCATGGGTAGAACTGGGACTAACATGGTCTCCAGCTCCTTAATTTCTTCTGATAAATCATCACAATTGCCTGCTATTTCATGAAGAAAGGGAGTACGATTTTTAAAAGAGTGGTGTCAGTGAAACACTCTATCCAACAACTAAAAAGGACAGCTGCCCTCTGCTTAGAGAGGTCATTTCGCTGGGGAGGGCTCAGTCCTCCAGGCTCACGGACCGGCTACTTACGGAGGGGAGCTCATCATGGGCCATAGTCCCGCCTTTACCTCTGTTCTGATGGCTTGCCCCACCTTGAGGAAACCTGGCCCCTCTGCACCACCCCCTTTTCTGTCCATTTCCACTTTGCTGCAGCCAGGAAGACATGAGGTAGGGCTTGCAGGCCCAGGTGGGTGGAGGGGAAATACCTTAGTAAAGGCACAGTCTCCAGGTTTGTCCTAGGAGAGGCGGCCACTATTACTCCCATTTCCTAGAAGAGGAGACAACCTCTGAAAGGCTGCTGTACCAAGATTCCCTGGACCTGGGCAAGGATGGAAAGACCACTGAGACTTGGTCACTGCCATAGAGTGCACAGTGGGTGGGGCGCGGCCATGCTGATCACACGGCCTCCAGCAGATGTTTGAAGTGTCATCTCTGCCAGCCACCGTGTTAGACGCCCAGCCTCCCCTACACTGACGCTCACACTGCAAGGGCTTCCTCCCTCTGCCTTGTCTCCCCCACCATGGCTGTGCCAAGCCCTCTGGCACACCTTGCAGGTGATCCCTGTGCACGTGGAAGTCTGCTAAGTGCTGCTTTAACCTGTGAGGAGAGACCCACTCCCGGGGAGGCAAACCTTAAATCCACTCAggttacccccacccccacttatcAGGGTGGAGGAGGTCTCGATGaccatttttctagttttttaatagTCACCCCTAACTATTCATTTGCTCTT
The Sciurus carolinensis chromosome 2, mSciCar1.2, whole genome shotgun sequence DNA segment above includes these coding regions:
- the Tle3 gene encoding transducin-like enhancer protein 3 isoform X11 is translated as MYPQGRHPAPHQPGQPGFKFTVAESCDRIKDEFQFLQAQYHSLKVEYDKLANEKTEMQRHYVMYYEMSYGLNIEMHKQTEIAKRLNTILAQIMPFLSQEHQQQVAQAVERAKQVTMTELNAIIGQQQLQAQHLSHATHGPPVQLPPHPSGLQPPGIPPVTGSSSGLLALGALGSQAHLAVKDEKNHHELDHRERESSANNSVSPSESLRASEKHRGSADYSMEAKKRKAEEKDSLSRYDSDGDKSDDLVVDVSNEDPATPRVSPAHSPPENGLDKARGLKKDAPTSPASVASSSSTPSSKTKDLGHNDKSSTPGLKSNTPTPRNDAPTPGTSTTPGLRSMPGKPPGMDPIASALRTPISITSSYAAPFAMMSHHEMNGSLTSPSAYAGLHNIPPQMSAAAAAAAAAYGRSPMVGFDPHPPMRATGLPSSLASIPGGKPAYSFHVSADGQMQPVPFPHDALAGPGIPRHARQINTLSHGEVVCAVTISNPTRHVYTGGKGCVKIWDISQPGSKSPISQLDCLNRDNYIRSCKLLPDGRTLIVGGEASTLTIWDLASPTPRIKAELTSSAPACYALAISPDAKVCFSCCSDGNIAVWDLHNQTLVRQFQGHTDGASCIDISHDGTKLWTGGLDNTVRSWDLREGRQLQQHDFTSQIFSLGYCPTGEWLAVGMESSNVEVLHHTKPDKYQLHLHESCVLSLKFAYCGKWFVSTGKDNLLNAWRTPYGASIFQSKESSSVLSCDISADDKYIVTGSGDKKATVYEVIY
- the Tle3 gene encoding transducin-like enhancer protein 3 isoform X4, coding for MYPQGRHPAPHQPGQPGFKFTVAESCDRIKDEFQFLQAQYHSLKVEYDKLANEKTEMQRHYVMYYEMSYGLNIEMHKQTEIAKRLNTILAQIMPFLSQEHQQQVAQAVERAKQVTMTELNAIIGVRGLPNLPLTQQQLQAQHLSHATHGPPVQLPPHPSGLQPPGIPPVTGSSSGLLALGALGSQAHLAVKDEKNHHELDHRERESSANNSVSPSESLRASEKHRGSADYSMEAKKRKAEEKDSLSRYDSDGDKSDDLVVDVSNEDPATPRVSPAHSPPENGLDKARGLKKDAPTSPASVASSSSTPSSKTKDLGHNDKSSTPGLKSNTPTPRNDAPTPGTSTTPGLRSMPGKPPGMDPIGIMASALRTPISITSSYAAPFAMMSHHEMNGSLTSPSAYAGLHNIPPQMSAAAAAAAAAYGRSPMVGFDPHPPMRATGLPSSLASIPGGKPAYSFHVSADGQMQPVPFPHDALAGPGIPRHARQINTLSHGEVVCAVTISNPTRHVYTGGKGCVKIWDISQPGSKSPISQLDCLNRDNYIRSCKLLPDGRTLIVGGEASTLTIWDLASPTPRIKAELTSSAPACYALAISPDAKVCFSCCSDGNIAVWDLHNQTLVRQFQGHTDGASCIDISHDGTKLWTGGLDNTVRSWDLREGRQLQQHDFTSQIFSLGYCPTGEWLAVGMESSNVEVLHHTKPDKYQLHLHESCVLSLKFAYCGKWFVSTGKDNLLNAWRTPYGASIFQSKESSSVLSCDISADDKYIVTGSGDKKATVYEVIY
- the Tle3 gene encoding transducin-like enhancer protein 3 isoform X10, with the translated sequence MYPQGRHPAPHQPGQPGFKFTVAESCDRIKDEFQFLQAQYHSLKVEYDKLANEKTEMQRHYVMYYEMSYGLNIEMHKQTEIAKRLNTILAQIMPFLSQEHQQQVAQAVERAKQVTMTELNAIIGQQLQAQHLSHATHGPPVQLPPHPSGLQPPGIPPVTGSSSGLLALGALGSQAHLAVKDEKNHHELDHRERESSANNSVSPSESLRASEKHRGSADYSMEAKKRKAEEKDSLSRYDSDGDKSDDLVVDVSNEDPATPRVSPAHSPPENGLDKARGLKKDAPTSPASVASSSSTPSSKTKDLGHNDKSSTPGLKSNTPTPRNDAPTPGTSTTPGLRSMPGKPPGMDPIGIMASALRTPISITSSYAAPFAMMSHHEMNGSLTSPSAYAGLHNIPPQMSAAAAAAAAAYGRSPMVGFDPHPPMRATGLPSSLASIPGGKPAYSFHVSADGQMQPVPFPHDALAGPGIPRHARQINTLSHGEVVCAVTISNPTRHVYTGGKGCVKIWDISQPGSKSPISQLDCLNRDNYIRSCKLLPDGRTLIVGGEASTLTIWDLASPTPRIKAELTSSAPACYALAISPDAKVCFSCCSDGNIAVWDLHNQTLVRQFQGHTDGASCIDISHDGTKLWTGGLDNTVRSWDLREGRQLQQHDFTSQIFSLGYCPTGEWLAVGMESSNVEVLHHTKPDKYQLHLHESCVLSLKFAYCGKWFVSTGKDNLLNAWRTPYGASIFQSKESSSVLSCDISADDKYIVTGSGDKKATVYEVIY
- the Tle3 gene encoding transducin-like enhancer protein 3 isoform X16; this translates as MYPQGRHPAPHQPGQPGFKFTVAESCDRIKDEFQFLQAQYHSLKVEYDKLANEKTEMQRHYVMYYEMSYGLNIEMHKQTEIAKRLNTILAQIMPFLSQEHQQQVAQAVERAKQVTMTELNAIIGNNSVSPSESLRASEKHRGSADYSMEAKKRKAEEKDSLSRYDSDGDKSDDLVVDVSNEDPATPRVSPAHSPPENGLDKARGLKKDAPTSPASVASSSSTPSSKTKDLGHNDKSSTPGLKSNTPTPRNDAPTPGTSTTPGLRSMPGKPPGMDPIGIMASALRTPISITSSYAAPFAMMSHHEMNGSLTSPSAYAGLHNIPPQMSAAAAAAAAAYGRSPMVGFDPHPPMRATGLPSSLASIPGGKPAYSFHVSADGQMQPVPFPHDALAGPGIPRHARQINTLSHGEVVCAVTISNPTRHVYTGGKGCVKIWDISQPGSKSPISQLDCLNRDNYIRSCKLLPDGRTLIVGGEASTLTIWDLASPTPRIKAELTSSAPACYALAISPDAKVCFSCCSDGNIAVWDLHNQTLVRQFQGHTDGASCIDISHDGTKLWTGGLDNTVRSWDLREGRQLQQHDFTSQIFSLGYCPTGEWLAVGMESSNVEVLHHTKPDKYQLHLHESCVLSLKFAYCGKWFVSTGKDNLLNAWRTPYGASIFQSKESSSVLSCDISADDKYIVTGSGDKKATVYEVIY
- the Tle3 gene encoding transducin-like enhancer protein 3 isoform X13 — its product is MYPQGRHPAPHQPGQPGFKFTVAESCDRIKDEFQFLQAQYHSLKVEYDKLANEKTEMQRHYVMYYEMSYGLNIEMHKQQQQLQAQHLSHATHGPPVQLPPHPSGLQPPGIPPVTGSSSGLLALGALGSQAHLAVKDEKNHHELDHRERESSANNSVSPSESLRASEKHRGSADYSMEAKKRKAEEKDSLSRYDSDGDKSDDLVVDVSNEDPATPRVSPAHSPPENGLDKARGLKKDAPTSPASVASSSSTPSSKTKDLGHNDKSSTPGLKSNTPTPRNDAPTPGTSTTPGLRSMPGKPPGMDPIGIMASALRTPISITSSYAAPFAMMSHHEMNGSLTSPSAYAGLHNIPPQMSAAAAAAAAAYGRSPMVSFGAVGFDPHPPMRATGLPSSLASIPGGKPAYSFHVSADGQMQPVPFPHDALAGPGIPRHARQINTLSHGEVVCAVTISNPTRHVYTGGKGCVKIWDISQPGSKSPISQLDCLNRDNYIRSCKLLPDGRTLIVGGEASTLTIWDLASPTPRIKAELTSSAPACYALAISPDAKVCFSCCSDGNIAVWDLHNQTLVRQFQGHTDGASCIDISHDGTKLWTGGLDNTVRSWDLREGRQLQQHDFTSQIFSLGYCPTGEWLAVGMESSNVEVLHHTKPDKYQLHLHESCVLSLKFAYCGKWFVSTGKDNLLNAWRTPYGASIFQSKESSSVLSCDISADDKYIVTGSGDKKATVYEVIY